Within the Phaseolus vulgaris cultivar G19833 chromosome 9, P. vulgaris v2.0, whole genome shotgun sequence genome, the region CAGCTGATTTTTCACCAATAAGGTTCCAACTAAAGAAAATTTACAGAAGATAATTCTATTTGCAATGCAATATTGCAGCAAACTAGTAATACTGCACAAACCCATAGTAATATATAGTCACAAATCAATTTTGAGGACTTCAGCATGCGAGAACATATCCATAGATCAATAGAAATATAGCACACACGTTAAACTACAGATCATTCAAGCAAGATACTCAGACACCTTAACAAAAGATAAACAATGACCCTAGGGAAGTAGAAAATACATAAAGAATACACACGATTGCCTTACCTCTGGAACATGGATGAAAACCAACCCTTGTTTTTGGAGTCAGGCTTTCTCTTATTTCCCACattctcctcctcctcctcttcctcctcgcTTTCCGAGCTAATCATCTCTTCTTTATCCATCATACTTTCACCTTGATCTGCAACCACATAATCTATGTTCCTGTTCCCATCCTCAGCAGAATGATCAGTAAAGTCCAATTTTGTTTCCTTAGTAGCAGCTTCATTCCACACCCTATTTTTCTTTATGACTTTTTTGTTTGGCTCAGCCTTTGAGGCCTTTGCAGCCGTATCTACTACTACCTTCTTCCCACCTTTGGTCCTAAGCTTCTGAAGCTTATGTACATCAAAAGCCCCAACATTGGGACTTCCATTCTGTCTACCATTCACATCACTACTATGGTTAGAATCTTTAGCAACAACAAAATTTCCATTGGAGTGCCCATTCTCAGACCTCCGTCCATTGCCATCGTCACCACCGTCTACCCCACCACCATCCTTCGCCGCACCACCACTCTTCTTCTTATTCCCTCCCTCGAATCCCAACTTATTGTTCCCCTGCGCCTGCTTCTTAGCATTCCCAGCAACAGCATTTGGATTCGACCGCTTCAAATCTTCAGCACGGGCCAGAGCCTCCATCTTTAGCTGCCTAAAGGTCTCATCAAAATCAGGGTAAACAGTCCTTTTGGGATCATAGATCTGCGAAAACTCACGCTTCACCATAGCAAGCAGATCTTCCACATACAAGAGGTGAAGAATCCGTTGGTACACAGCCACAAAAACAAGGCCAAGTTCATTGTGGAAGGTCCATTTGAGGGTGTAGGAAGCCCCAGGAGCATCATAATTGTATGATGCCGCACCGGATCGCTCCTCCAAAAGACAGGAACGAATCAAGGTATCTATGGGGGAACCTTTCAGAGCGTTTCCAAGTTCTTTACATGTCCAGAGGATTAACCCTCCTCTTGTAAATATCAGTAACTGCTCTAACATCCTTGATGACTTTCAATTTTCCTGTTCATCAATCAAGTGTAACAAAGAATGAATAACAGGAAAAAAAATAGGATTTTTTCAGGTCCTGAAAAACCTAAAATCTACGACCCGCGAAACACAATCACGGGTAACACATGCCGTGTTCGCTTTCGTTGTCGCGCTGATGATTATTACGTTGGACAAATCGAGAAAACAGAAATTCGAttgaaaaaacaaagaaaaaacatgGCCGTGAGAGGAAGGTACCTGTTTCTCCGAGCTTGAAGAAACGCGTTCTACTACAAGGATGTGAGAAAATTaagatacaaaaataatttattaagtttttttagtGTATCAAACtactttattaaatttaatcaaattatatataatttattgaatttggttctctattattaaaaaaattaattacttttttaatgtTTAGAGCTGAAAATGGAAGGAATGTGCATAATATattctttataaatatattatttttaaatatggtaaataattaaatataaaactaatatttCTCTAACTTCtaataatagttttaaataataaaaaaaaatattctttataaataaGGTATTGAATATTGACTATTAATTTTTGAGTTCACTACTTAATTGTTTGAAATAGCAATTGTCATATAATTatgttcaattttaattttgatggtTTATTGAATATCTCACTGGTGCATAGTTAAAAATTTGagttgttattttaaaaataaataagttcgataatatatttattataattgattTAATAAAGTTTGAACTTTTACAATTGTTTTAGTGAGGTTTAAGAGTTAAGTAAGGTTTACCTTTTGTGACCATTAACATTTATGTGTAATCATTACTTTATTTTTAGGAGAATTTTTAATGCTTTATTAGTGAAGAGTTTTGAAGCCTTCAAAACATCATAACATTTGGACAGTGTGACATGTTATTCTAAAGTGTGACGTTATTGAAAAGTTGAATCATTTCACGTGAAATGCATAAACactcattatttatttaaatttttgctTAGCTTTTTAAAGTCGTAGGTCAGATGCTCCAAAATTCACTTAAGCacttgaataaaataattaagaactTAGAATCTAATTCTCATCTCAAATTTATAAGTGAGATaggaacaactcttccaaggaCTTGGAAACTCAAGAAATACAAAACTTTGCAAgacaaattttaaaacaaaatgataaaattacCTTTTTATCCCTAtagtgatttaaaaaaaaattggtccCAAGATTTCTTAAAAATGTTCAATTTGGTCCCTTCTTTTAAGTTTTCACCAACAATGTTAATTGTTGATGACGTGGTGCACACAATGCCATTTGTTTGCACACGTGGACTGAACGAAATTTTAGGGTTTGGACTGGACGAAACTGAAGGAAGAAGATTGAGGGAAAGGAAGGCGGAGACGGAGTCAGAGGCGGCAATGGAGGGAAAGGCAGAATTGTATGAAAATGATGGATGAAAAAGATATGATTATTTTTGTATAGAAACTCATCATCAACCAATGCACTAGCAAATGATCATGTAAATTGTTTAAAATGCTATGATTATTTTTGTTCTGTTGTTTAGTGTTCAAATAACAGTCACTCCAaagtactaaaaaaaattaaaacaagagAGGAAGAGAACCAGACccacaacaatacttaacaaaataaaaacataagaGAGGAAGGAACAACCGCAAGAGAGAGGGATGATGGATGCTAGCGGCGAAGGGCGGCTACTGTGATGAGAGTGCGACAATGAAGAGTGAAACGCTAGCGAAACCGCCACAGTCGCCTCCGCCTCCCTCTCTCAATCTTTTTTCTCCAAtttcaaaatcctaaaattTTGTTCAGTCCACGTGTGCAGACCAATGTCACTGTGTGCATCACGTCATCAACAATTAACGTCATTGGTGGAAACTTAACTGAAGAGACCAAATTGAACATTTTTAAGAAACCTTGAGACctaattgatatttttaaaaaccactatattaaattgaatattgacctcAAATGTAGGGACCAAAAATGTAATTATACCAAAAAATTTAAGATATACTAAAAAGTATTGAGTAAAAATGAGTTAAACCGATAGAAATTAGAATTGTGACAAAACTAGATTATGACATAGATAAAGTACAATTTAAAGACTAGAATCTTATGTATAGTAGgattaaaaaatacaagaaaaataCACTCAACTAGAGATTAAGATAATCATAAATATATGGGTTAATTTGTCAAACCAAAATACTCATCAATTAATGTTACATCTAAATTTTGGAACATATATTTTGCACATTCcatcaacatttttatttttcatttttacaatTGAATAAGTCGTGGTTATTATTGCTTTTTCTAGTACTTTGTTTTGAAAGATAATTTTATACTAAATTTGATGAGTTAGTTCTATTGTTTGGTGTCAATAAGTCAATTTATCCAAGAGTAagtttaaacttaatttttaatcaaaatgTACTACTAATGTTTAAGTAGAAGAtttaccaataaaaaaaaagaaaacacaactaAACATTGACTAAAGAAACAAATTAGACAAGCATTACAAATAATCACCATCAATGATCAACATTGTTAATACAAGTTTCAAAAGATTTAAAGcataacaatattttttgttGACCAAAATTCACTTAGAATTAGTGAACCTAATTTTCTAAGGAATAACAACAGAAATTACCAATAGGACAATAACATTATGAAAGAAATATGAATAAAAGATTAGCAACAAAATTTTGTCACAATTTTAAAGACCGAAATTCGCCTAACGATGGATTTCTATAATGAAATTACTAACTTAATCTTACTTCAAAATTGAAGTCATTTATCTTACTAATTGTGAATTAACTATGCTTTGATGACCAAATGATAAGGTTGAACTTGCGTTTTACTTGAATTAGAACTTGTTTTGGATTTTGATTTAATATATATCACAAACAACAATGaacaaagaaaataacaataacataaCCACAATAGACAAACTCATGAAAACTCATACCATCTTATACATTTTCTCAcatattttcttttgtattgTTATTGACTTGTTCATCTAAAGCACATATATGTCAAATTCCTGTCGAATTGGTGCTCATTATAATCAAACTCGAAAATCGAAGAATAGTTTCCCTTGATAGAACTCAAGCATGAGACTTTCAGAATTTGGTATTAATAGGTTGTGAGAAGAAAATTCGTGATTTATTATGAAGTGTACTTTACAACAATCATGTCCTTTGAATATTTGAAAAGAGAATCTTAAAAAGTGAAAGTTATTTTCAAAGTCAATCAAGCACATCAAGAGTATTACAATATCTAAGGATGTGTACCTTACAACAATCACGTCCTTTAATATCTAAGGAGAACCTTATGGACTGGAATATACTGCTAGATTCTCATGAGCTTTTTCACTCATAGAACTGCCATAGATATATGAGCCAAATCCCCAAATGGTGATCACTAGAGAGAGGATCTTGAAACCACTCATTGGGTCATTCAGCAGTATAACAGCTGCAATGCTTGTTATGGGTGTTCTTACTGCGTTAAGGACACCTGCTAGGACAGTAGAACCCAAGAAAATTACAGCAGTGCCCCCTAAAACCCCCAACTGAAAAGTGATTGCACCCCAAATGACAACAAGAAAATAAGCAGCTCTACCACCTTTGAAAGTGGTAGCCTCATGAGCCATTCCCTGAAAATCACCACTCACAATTAACCCTACAGTGGTAAACAGAAATGCAAATAGAGAAACCATGACTTGCTGTTCCAAGACCACAATGAAGGATCTTCTTCCCAACAACCTCACAAAGACCAGCTCTGAGAGTGCAAATATAAGCCCATGAAGAGCAGATCCCAAAACATCCCATACAAATCCCATGATGTATTCACTGTCAGTAATATTG harbors:
- the LOC137820280 gene encoding uncharacterized protein, translating into MLEQLLIFTRGGLILWTCKELGNALKGSPIDTLIRSCLLEERSGAASYNYDAPGASYTLKWTFHNELGLVFVAVYQRILHLLYVEDLLAMVKREFSQIYDPKRTVYPDFDETFRQLKMEALARAEDLKRSNPNAVAGNAKKQAQGNNKLGFEGGNKKKSGGAAKDGGGVDGGDDGNGRRSENGHSNGNFVVAKDSNHSSDVNGRQNGSPNVGAFDVHKLQKLRTKGGKKVVVDTAAKASKAEPNKKVIKKNRVWNEAATKETKLDFTDHSAEDGNRNIDYVVADQGESMMDKEEMISSESEEEEEEEENVGNKRKPDSKNKGWFSSMFQSIAGKANLEKSDLEPALKALKDRLMTKNVAEEIAEKLCESVAASLEGKKLASFTRISSTVHAAMEEALVRILTPRRSIDILRDVHAAKEQRKPYVVVFVGVNGVGKSTNLAKVAYWLLQHKVSVMMAACDTFRSGAVEQLRTHARRLQIPIYEKGYEKDPAVVAKEAIQEASQNGSDVVLVDTAGRMQDNEPLMRALSKLIYLNNPDLVLFVGEALVGNDAVDQLSKFNQKLADLATSPNPRLIDGILLTKFDTIDDKVGAALSMVYISGAPVMFVGCGQSYTDLKKLNVKSIVKTLLK